The nucleotide window GTTCGAAAATTGCTTCTGTTAATCTGGCTGAGGTGATTTCTCCGCTTGAAAGCTTGTCTATTGCCTGTTTTAGAGTTAAAGAATGCATTTAGATTTCCTCATCACCATTAGCAAAAACGCCTGGAACTTTGAAAGATTTGGACTCAAATTCCGGTGCATTTAGCTCTATTTCGGCATATCCTATTTCCGATCTTTCAACTATGTCTTCGCGAGAAATATTGGTTAGTCCGGTAACCTGAGCAGTCGGTTCGACATTTTCCGTATTTACTTCGGACAGCTGGTCAACATATTCTAAAACGCTAGAGAGCTGTCGAGCAAACTTGTCTTTTTCCGGTTCGGAAAGATTCAGCCGTGCCAATTTGGCAATATATTCAACATCGGTTTTGGATAATTTCGCCATAAACAAAAAAATATTAGCTCTTAGAAACCTAAACCGATCTTAGCACTATTCGTTTCTAGGTTCAAGCAACCAATTGCTATTTTTAAATCCTCTGGCAATCAAAAACAACAGGATATTTATTATCAAAACAAGCTGAACAAAATCCTGTATTACCAGAAGCTCGATGTAGCCCATCTAGGCTCAAATAATGCACTCCCTCTACTCCGAGGTATTTTTCCAGTGCCGGCAAATCAAGTTTGGAGGCAATTAATTCCTCTTCTTTTGCCATATCAATGCCATAGTAACACGGGTGTTTTACTGGTGGGCTCGCTACAATTATTCGGATTTCCTTTGCACCGGCTTCGCGTACCATTTTTACGATTTCCTTAGATGTCGAGCCACGAACAATAGAATCATCAACCAGGCCAACTCGCTTGCCATTGATTAATTTTTTTAACACATTTAATTTCAAACGTACTCCCGAGATCCTGACTGAACTTGAAGGATCAATAAAAAGACGTTTTGCTTGGGGTGTTTTAATGATTCCCCTGCCATATGAGACACCCGAGGCGCTGTGAAATCCAATTGCCGATGCGATTCCTGAGTCTGGAATTGGAACAATAATATCTAGCTTCTTTTTTAATATCTGATTTTCTTCAAATAAAATTTTCCCTAATTTATGGCGAAACATTTCATTCGGAGTACCGTTCAAAATACTATCCGGCCTTGATAAATATATTTTCTCAAAAACACAAAAACTAACCTTACTTCCTCCATGCAAATATTTACTGGATATTATCTTTCCACTGGAGAAAACTAGCATAGTGCCCGCCCCAACCTCCTTTATATTTTTTGCACCCATTTGATCCAGAGCACAAGTTTCAGAAGCAAGCATAAAAATAGTTTCTTCGTTAGTTTTTGCCCTCCCATAAAAAAGAGGCCTGATTCCTTTCGGATCACGTACAGCGATTAATTTTTTAGCGGTTAAAACAAGAAGAGAAAAGGATCCACAAATTCGATTACAAGTTTCAGCGACTGCTTGTTCAATAGTTTTTTCATTTGAATGCGCAATCAACGATGCAATTAATTCTGTGTCGCTATCTCCTGATAACTTAATTCGGCGGCTTATCATTTCTTGGCGTAATTTAGAACTATCAATATTGCCGTTATGAACAACTGAAACATGATATTTTCCTCTTTTTTCAACTGGCTGGGCATTTTCTATAACTGATCCTCCGGTTGTCGAATAACGATTTTGCCCGACTGCAATATTGCCGGTAAGCGGAGTAATAGTTTCTTGGCGAAAAATTTCGCTTACCAGTCCTTGTTTTTTGTATGTCTTGATTCTTTTGCCGTTTGATACCGAAATTCCAGCAGATTCTTGTCCCCGGCCCTGAATACTCTGAAGACCAATAACAAGAAGGCTTGCCAACATGAATGAATCCTTATTTTTTTCGGATATCGCTCCAACTATTCCACACATGGTAATCCTTTTGTAATTAAAACTAAATCATCCCAATTTCATCTTATATCTTTTACCCTGAAATACAAAAAATGCATTAAAATTTTGTGCACATTTTTTGTTCTCCTAGATGATTTGATATTTAAATCGGGAAAATTTGATTAAGGGAAGATATATATCCTAACCAAAATAAATCAGAGCGATTGACAAAACTACCCTTATGTTATAATATTCCAAGTTGGACTCATACACCGACATACAGGCTACAGGAGGAGATGTTCGTGATCGACAAAGTTAGAGAGTTCAAACCATGGGAGAAGCCGAGGGCTGACGGGAAGCACAGCATCAGCTTCTTGATCGGGTTTCGTGCCGTACTTGCGATCCCGATCCAGCACTATGACGCCGTTCTCGGCGGTCTCTACTGCGTCGCCGTCCTCCTGCTTAGAGAGGATGGGGACCATGAGATCAGAGACCGGTCGAGCGGGCTCTTGGAAATCTTGGCAGGCCGAGAACAGGATAACCTGCCACTTTCCGATCCGGCCAAGCTCGAGATGTTGGTCGGGGTCCTGTCTTCGATCTCATCCAACTCGACCGCCTACCGGCTGTACAGGAACACGGCAACCCGCAGGGTCGTGATCGTCCGCGAGGAAGGCGAAATCGGCGAAGGGGCTACAGAGAAACCTGAGAAAAGACCAGCAGGCATCGCTGCCTGGTCCGTCGAAAGGTTCAATGAATGTCTCGCTCGTGGCCACCACCGGTTCGAGGGACGCATTCTGGTGAACAACCGAGGGGGCCAGCCTTACGAGCTGATGGTGTGCACTGACTGCAGAGTCACGATCGCAGCGATGCAAGTGATCCCGGGCAAATAGCCCAAGAAGGAGGATAGAGCCGAGCGGCCCCGATTCAATTCGGGGTCGTTCTGCGTTTTATCCACAGCAATATTTTTGACAGCGGTATATATCAAGTGGTAAGTCTAAAATAGATCGTATTACTTCCGCATCGGGGTGATTTTGATGGGAAGTTCGTCAGGTCGGCGTCGACGCCCGTCTTCGGTATGGAAGCAAGCATACCGCGCGAATGGTAAAGCTCACAAGCTCACCAAGTCGGGCGAAGACGAGAAGGCTGCCGAGGCGTTTTACCAGAAGGTAGGCTGTGTCTGCGAGACATCGCTTACCCCAGGCTTTACGCAATGGCAATGGGATCCTGTCGTAGAAGCCGTCTCGGTATCTCTAGCACACCCGC belongs to Patescibacteria group bacterium and includes:
- the gatC gene encoding Asp-tRNA(Asn)/Glu-tRNA(Gln) amidotransferase subunit GatC, with the protein product MAKLSKTDVEYIAKLARLNLSEPEKDKFARQLSSVLEYVDQLSEVNTENVEPTAQVTGLTNISREDIVERSEIGYAEIELNAPEFESKSFKVPGVFANGDEEI
- the purF gene encoding amidophosphoribosyltransferase, whose translation is MCGIVGAISEKNKDSFMLASLLVIGLQSIQGRGQESAGISVSNGKRIKTYKKQGLVSEIFRQETITPLTGNIAVGQNRYSTTGGSVIENAQPVEKRGKYHVSVVHNGNIDSSKLRQEMISRRIKLSGDSDTELIASLIAHSNEKTIEQAVAETCNRICGSFSLLVLTAKKLIAVRDPKGIRPLFYGRAKTNEETIFMLASETCALDQMGAKNIKEVGAGTMLVFSSGKIISSKYLHGGSKVSFCVFEKIYLSRPDSILNGTPNEMFRHKLGKILFEENQILKKKLDIIVPIPDSGIASAIGFHSASGVSYGRGIIKTPQAKRLFIDPSSSVRISGVRLKLNVLKKLINGKRVGLVDDSIVRGSTSKEIVKMVREAGAKEIRIIVASPPVKHPCYYGIDMAKEEELIASKLDLPALEKYLGVEGVHYLSLDGLHRASGNTGFCSACFDNKYPVVFDCQRI